The Diadema setosum chromosome 1, eeDiaSeto1, whole genome shotgun sequence genome has a window encoding:
- the LOC140227480 gene encoding DNA-directed RNA polymerase II subunit RPB7 — protein sequence MFYHVSLEHEILLHPRYFGPNLLNTVKQKLFTEVEGTCTGKYGFVIAVTTIDNIGAGMIQPGRGFVLYPVKYKAIVFRPFKGEVVDAMVTQVNKVGLFTEIGPLSCFVSRHSIPADMEFDPNSQPPCYKTKDEDIVIQQDDEIRLKIVGTRVDASDIFAIGTLMDDYLGLVS from the exons GTATCACTGGAGCATGAAATCTTGCTCCATCCACGGTACTTTGGACCCAACCTGCTGAACACAGTCAAGCAGAAGCTTTTCACAGAAGTTGAAGGAACATGCACTGGCAA GTATGGCTTTGTGATTGCTGTGACAACAATTGATAACATTGGAGCTGGGATGATTCAGCCTGGTAGAGGGTTTGTTCTCTATCCTGTGAAGTACAAGGCCATCGTTTTCAGACCATTCAAAGGGGAAGTTGTCGATGCAATGGTAACGCAGGTCAACAAG GTTGGCCTCTTCACCGAGATTGGACCTCTCTCTTGCTTTGTATCAAGACAT TCCATCCCTGCTGATATGGAGTTTGATCCCAATTCGCAACCACCGTGCTACAAGACGAAAGATGAG GACATCGTTATCCAGCAAGATGATGAAATAAGGTTGAAGATCGTTGGCACAAGAGTTGATGCATCAGACATT TTTGCCATTGGTACGCTTATGGATGACTACCTCG